A part of Sulfurimonas sp. HSL-1716 genomic DNA contains:
- the ccoS gene encoding cbb3-type cytochrome oxidase assembly protein CcoS yields MDSWVIAMMLGVSIFLGSIALAAFLWGIKSGQFDDEEKFLNAVKFDGEEELNDAALQQKKRDKLKKKHYTPE; encoded by the coding sequence ATGGATTCTTGGGTAATAGCTATGATGCTCGGTGTTTCGATATTTCTTGGTTCAATTGCACTCGCTGCATTTTTGTGGGGAATAAAAAGCGGACAGTTCGATGATGAAGAAAAGTTTTTAAATGCCGTAAAATTTGACGGCGAAGAGGAACTAAACGATGCTGCTCTGCAGCAGAAAAAGCGTGATAAATTAAAAAAGAAA